The following are from one region of the Etheostoma spectabile isolate EspeVRDwgs_2016 chromosome 2, UIUC_Espe_1.0, whole genome shotgun sequence genome:
- the r3hcc1l gene encoding coiled-coil domain-containing protein R3HCC1L — MELEQATEDCAQIQPTPTPPAQPKKPSQGLYVPKQRLHGSKEKAQTQGEVKPRPRPRYTDKAKKNAKNKKDKAGAADKEASVGGEDGGKTENGDPDVKDEQLQDTDVPVNGQPGSTNVKEDVTSWLEEASPQEAEGEEESWDTLFNDDGDCLEPHLLKELSLQEGRKKKSNQEPRFDYYNMDREDEDDIDLTEDELAHIVEIYDFPAEFKTEDLLKLFQCYQERGFDIKWIDDSHALGLFSSPIAAREALRSRHPLMKLRPLSKSSSAIKAQARSCSDYLLPAKERPQTSAALARKLVIGALGIKSNQTKDQRESERKKLQEAREQKHLAAKQKEDAWEGK, encoded by the exons ATGGAGTTGGAACAGGCAACAGAAGACTGCGCTCAAATCCAGCCAACACCCACACCTCCCGCTCAGCCCAAGAAGCCCAGTCAGGGTCTGTATGTGCCCAAGCAACGACTTCATGGCTCTAAAGAGAAAGCTCAGACTCAGGGAGAAGTAAAACCAAGACCCCGGCCTCGCTACACAGATAAGGCAAAGAAAAACGCCAAGAACAAGAAGGACAAGGCTGGAGCAGCGGATAAGGAAGCGTCTGTtggaggagaagatggaggtaAGACAGAGAATGGGGATCCTGATGTGAAGGATGAGCAATTACAGGATACAGATGTGCCTGTTAATGGTCAGCCCGGCTCCACCAATGTGAAGGAAGATGTTACCTCATGGCTGGAAGAAGCATCCCCCCAGGAGGCGGAAGGGGAAGAGGAGAGTTGGGACACCTTGTTCAATGATGATGGAGATTGTCTGGAACCACATCTACTTAAGGAG CTCTCTTTGCAGGAAGGTAGAAAGAAAAAATCAAACCAGGAACCCAGGTTTGATTACTACAACATGGACCGAGAGGACGAGGACGACATTGACCTCACAGAGGACGAACTTGCTCACATTGTAGAGATCTACGACTTCCCAGCAGAGTTTAAGACAGAGGACCTTCTCAAGTTATTTCAGTGCTACCA AGAGAGAGGCTTTGACATCAAGTGGATTGATGACTCACATGCCCTGGGGCTCTTCTCAAGCCCCATAGCAG CTCGTGAAGCGTTAAGATCCAGACATCCACTGATGAAGTTGCGACCTCTTTCCAAATCCTCCTCTGCCATAAAGGCCCAAGCTCGTAGCTGCTCAG ACTACCTCCTGCCTGCTAAAGAGAGACCTCAGACGAGTGCAGCACTGGCTCGAAAGCTTGTGATCGGTGCCCTCGGTATAAAGAGCAACCAGACGAAGGATCAGCGTGAGTCAGAGAGAAAGAAGCTGCAGGAGGCGAGAG AACAAAAGCACCTGGCAGCCAAACAGAAGGAAGATGCCTGGGAGGGAAAGTGA
- the crtac1a gene encoding cartilage acidic protein 1a: MWGSGLLLLLFGLCHHSHAQGSEPMLQVVTQTILPPDSLHNPTQLNYGMAVTDVDGDGDLEVVVAGYNGPNLVLKYNHTLNRLVNIAVDDINSPYYALRDRAGNAIGVTACDVDGDGREEIYFLNTNNAYSGRATYSDKLFKFRNGRFEDLLGDAHNVRRGIANGMAGRSVACVDRKGTGRYSVYVANYASGNIGPHALLEMDEAASDITKGIIALSDVAAEAGVNKFTGGRGVVVGPILSQSRSDVFCDNENGPNFLFRNNGDGTFVDVARQAGVEDRNQHGRGVALADFNGDGKTDIVYGNWNGPHRLFLQGSDSKFRNIATGGFSTPSPIRTVIAADFDNDKELEVFFNNIAYRSSAPNRLFRVSRRADADPLIQELNVGDAAEPQGRGTGGTVTDFDGDGQLDLLLAHGESAQQPISIFKVTQGSSNNWLRVIPRTKFGSFARGAKVTAFTGHSGAHTRIIDGGSGYLCEMEPVAHFGLGNDEVTVLEVSWPDGSSITRTLQPGEMNSVVEVTYPIGGEVLLLANDTQCGKGFSVKNGRCAGL; encoded by the exons ATGTGGGGTTCAGGTCTGTTGCTCCTTTTGTTTGGACTCTGCCATCATTCCCACGCCCAGGGCTCTGAGCCCATGCTTCAGGTTGTAACACAGACAATCCTTCCTCCTGACAGTCTGCACAATCCCACGCAACTCAACTATGGAATGGCAGTTACAGACGTGGATGGTGACGGAGACCTTGAAGTGGTCGTGGCAGG GTACAATGGGCCCAACCTGGTGCTGAAGTACAATCACACTTTAAACAGGCTGGTAAACATTGCTGTTGATGACATCAACTCTCCATACTACGCCCTGAGGGACCGAGCAGGAAATGCTATTGGAGTTACTGCCTGTGATGTGGATGGAGATGGACGTGAGGAGATCTACTTCCTCAACACAAACAATGCCTACTCTG gacGAGCAACTTATTCAGACAAGCTGTTCAAGTTTCGGAATGGCCGCTTTGAAGATCTTCTGGGGGACGCGCACAATGTGCGTCGTGGTATCGCCAATGGCATGGCTGGACGTTCGGTTGCATGTGTTGACCGAAAG GGAACAGGCCGTTACTCAGTTTACGTGGCCAACTATGCCAGTGGCAACATCGGTCCCCACGCCCTCTTAGAGATGGATGAGGCCGCCAGTGATATCACCAAGGGCATCATCGCTCTGTCTGACGTGGCAGCCGAGGCCGGGGTCAACAAGTTCACAG GGGGGCGCGGTGTGGTGGTCGGACCAATCCTGAGCCAGTCGAGGTCTGACGTGTTCTGTGATAACGAGAACGGACCCAACTTCCTGTTCAGGAATAATGGGGACGGGACTTTTGTTGATGTGGCCAGACAGGCAG GTGTGGAGGATCGGAACCAGCATGGCAGAGGAGTAGCACTAGCTGACTTCAATGGCGATGGAAAGACTGACATCGTCTATGGCAACTGGAACGGCCCACACAGACTTTTCCTGCAGGGCAGCGACTCTAAATTCCGG AACATAGCCACTGGAGGATTTTCAACTCCCTCACCTATTCGCACAGTCATCGCTGCCGACTTTGACAACGACAAGGAGCTGGAGGTGTTTTTCAACAATATTGCTTATAGAAGTAGTGCCCCTAACAGGCTGTTCAG ggTGTCAAGGAGAGCTGATGCAGACCCTTTGATCCAGGAGCTTAATGTGGGAGACGCTGCAGAGCCGCAGGGCCGGGGAACAG GAGGCACTGTGACAGACTTCGATGGGGACGGACAGCTGGACCTGCTGCTGGCACATGGAGAGAGTGCCCAGCAGCCAATCTCTATCTTCAAAGtcacacag GGCTCATCCAACAACTGGCTTCGGGTCATCCCTCGCACCAAGTTTGGCTCTTTTGCCCGGGGAGCCAAGGTGACAGCCTTCACCGGTCACAGTggagcacacacacgcatcatTGACGGAGGCTCGGGGTACCTGTGTGAGATGGAGCCTGTCGCACACTTTGGTTTAG GTAACGATGAGGTGACAGTGCTAGAGGTCTCCTGGCCAGACGGCAGCTCCATCACTCGAACCCTTCAGCCTGGTGAAATGAACTCAGTGGTGGAAGTAACCTATCCCATAGGAGGGGAAGTGTTGCTGCTTGCCAATGACACGCAG TGTGGTAAAGGCTTTTCTGTGAAGAATGGCCGCTGTGCAG GTCTGTGA
- the golga7ba gene encoding golgin A7 family, member Ba, translated as MATEFHNLQELRHSASLANKVFIQRDYSEGTTCRFQTKFPSELESRIERTLFEDTVKTLNNYYAQAEKIGGQSYLEGCLACATAYLIFLCMETRYEKVLKKIAKYIQEQNEKIYAPRGLLITDPIERGMRVIEISIYEDRGSSGSSSGSSSVSGSTAR; from the exons ATGGCGACAGAG TTCCACAATCTGCAGGAGTTGAGGCACAGTGCATCTCTTGCTAATAAAGTCTTCATCCAGAGAGACTACAGCGAAGGGACCACCTGCCGGTTTCAGACCAAGTTCCCCTCTGAGCTGGAGAGCAGG ATTGAGCGGACACTGTTTGAGGACACTGTGAAGACGCTGAACAACTACTATGCTCAGGCAGAAAAGATAGGTGGCCAGTCCTACCTGGAGGGGTGTCTGGCCTGCGCTACAGCGTATCTCATCTTCCTCTGCATGGAGACGCGTTATGAGAAG GTGCTGAAGAAGATAGCCAAGTACATTCAGGAGCAGAATGAGAAGATCTATGCTCCCAGAGGGCTGCTCATCACTGATCCCATAGAAAGGGGAATGCGTGTC ATAGAGATTTCCATCTATGAAGACCGGGGCTCCAGTGGCTCCAGCTCGGGGAGCAGCTCTGTGTCCGGCAGTACTGCTCGATGA